A stretch of Ipomoea triloba cultivar NCNSP0323 chromosome 13, ASM357664v1 DNA encodes these proteins:
- the LOC116002524 gene encoding uncharacterized protein LOC116002524 isoform X2 — MMSVNNNNVDIALAMGFSDRTVKTKLNDDSGAGVNAGSGLHIFAAPDPLAELVWTPRKGLSLKRADNSLAKKKPILLWNVAPSNEVSTPPEIISFNGINDQNDIGEGSVNGMENINPAEIDGNVDTNQNKESQRENEEKDLSVLQKIQTIGEGERGENCAGENMESSIIKEVSVQNEARLLRNDSVPIEASPTNVKISGHKRKGKGKALSDSDDSNGKMSSSEEGSHESVESCNSARMFPESKNLENFEQPWYSGSKRVKMQMQRSVAPTSTIGHGSSFLTWISNMVNGLSKPCQEEVPPLALAVAHSNLGHEGNHNIWSTFAIPEIRISKDDISAGESKDVVVDDKMIIEVSPTQCPWENDGSDEQIIVSNDKINTSASANVEGVSTKSPITSQNVALAWEACKSTSAENKASGSLECSKAKTGGCCSCSMCMLRTGNRESSSPSHLSENKTLKNMSDRGSLQSIWITRFSSRDPITALNLADCRDNRDETTNGAKPNPNAQITSEILIYHKGSEQKVPFPDEPGNDILKDMPSYALNDDASVGFDNYEKSIHKLNPTIPFPKFKSSEAMTCLFARRLEAFKHNIPPDARNEATCTKAICLFCGKSGDGFCNCSEATESKREDLLRNIGSYDWTENSHSLFSRCLQLDHWATTCPIVSSGDAFLAKEEGTYNIIVNHIGCCKEKSGIVTDTNNLAQTPESISVERKARSSDVPENVASNPGENVLKGTGVLPLSTFGSKETVSVPKGAFDAIRRLRLSRGDILKWLDSNAPLSHLDGFFLRLRLGKWEGALGGTGYYIARIAGSQQEYSAKDAKKCISVSICGITCSVGSQYISNHDFLEDELMAWWCKTSESGGQVPSEDELRLKVEHRMKLGF; from the exons ATGATGAGTGTTAACAACAACAACGTGGATATAGCGCTTGCTATGGGATTTTCGGATCGCACTGTTAAGACGAAACTGAACGATGATTCAGGTGCAGGTGTAAATGCAGGCTCAGGATTGCACATATTTGCAGCACCTGATCCATTAGCTGAATTAGTATGGACTCCTCGAAAAGGTTTGAGTCTGAAACGCGCTGATAACAGCTtagctaagaaaaaacccattCTTCTATGGAATGTGGCACCAAGCAACGAGGTTTCTACACCACCAGAAATTATCAGTTTCAATGGTATTAATGATCAAAACGATATCGGTGAAG GGAGCGTCAATGGAATGGAGAACATAAATCCCGCAGAGATAGATGGTAATGTTGATACCAATCAAAATAAGGAATCTCAACGGGAGAATGAAGAGAAGGATCTCTCCGTTCTTCAGAAAATTCAGACGATAGGAGAGGGTGAACGTGGTGAAAATTGTGCCG GTGAAAATATGGAGAGCTCGATTATAAAAGAAGTGAGTGTGCAGAACGAAGCAAGACTATTGAGGAACGATTCTGTACCAATTGAAGCTTCTCCAACGAACGTCAAGATTTCTGGTCATAAAAGGAAAGGTAAAGGGAAAGCTTTGTCCGATAGTGATGATTCCAACGGCAAAATGTCAAGTAGCGAGGAAGGCAGCCACGAGAGTGTGGAAAGCTGCAACAGTGCCAGGATGTTTCCCGAGAGCAAGAATCTAGAGAACTTCGAACAGCCGTGGTATTCGGGGAGCAAAAGAGTCAAAATGCAAATGCAAAGAAGTGTTGCTCCAACGTCCACGATTGGACATGGCAGCTCGTTTCTTACTTGGATCTCAAATATGGTGAACGGTTTATCAAAACCCTGCCAAGAAGAAGTTCCTCCGCTTGCTCTTGCCGTTGCTCATTCTAATCTGGGGCACGAGGGTAATCACAATATATGGAGCACCTTTGCAATACCCGAAATAAGAATATCAAAAGACGATATTTCTGCTGGAGAATCTAAAGATGTTGTCGTGGATGACAAGATGATTATTGAAGTTTCACCAACACAGTGCCCTTGGGAAAATGATGGATCAGATGAACAAATTATCGTGTCGAATGATAAAATCAACACATCTGCATCAGCAAACGTGGAGGGGGTGTCAACTAAATCCCCAATAACGTCTCAGAATGTTGCATTGGCATGGGAGGCTTGTAAATCCACTTCAGCAGAAAACAAAGCTTCGGGCAGTTTGGAATGTAGCAAAGCAAAAACGGGAGGGTGCTGTTCTTGTTCTATGTGTATGCTTAGAACCGGTAATCGAGAGAGCAGCAGTCCGAGTCACCTTTCCGAAAACAAAACACTCAAAAACATGTCTGATAGAGGTTCTCTTCAAAGCATTTGGATTACTCGCTTTTCTTCTCGAGACCCTATCACTGCCTTGAATTTAGCCGACTGCAGAGATAACCGAGATGAAACAACTAACGGTGCAAAGCCCAATCCTAATGCTCAGATAACTTCGGAAATTCTTATTTATCATAAAGGCTCTGAACAAAAGGTGCCTTTCCCTGACGAGCCAGGCAATGATATACTCAAGGATATGCCATCTTATGCTCTCAACGATGATGCTTCCGTTGGCTTCGACAACTACGAGAAGTCGATACATAAATTAAACCCTACTATACCCTTCCCAAAGTTTAAGAGCTCAGAGGCTATGACTTGTTTGTTCGCTAGGAGATTGGAGGCCTTTAAACACAACATACCTCCCGATGCAAGAAACGAAGCGACTTGCACAAAAGCAATTTGTTTATTCTGTGGCAAAAGCGGGGATGGTTTCTGTAACTGTTCAGAGGCAACTGAAAGTAAGCGGGAGGATCTTCTAAGAAATATCGGTTCATATGATTGGACCGAAAATTCTCACTCCTTGTTCAGTAGATGCTTACAACTTGATCATTGGGCTACTACATGTCCAATCGTATCTTCAG GTGATGCCTTTCTGGCAAAGGAGGAAGGGACTTACAATATTATTGTAAATCACATTGGTTGCTGCAAAGAGAAATCTGGCATTGTCACCGACACTAATAACCTAGCACAAACTCCTGAATCAATCTCTGTTGAAAGAAAAGCGAGATCAAGTGATGTTCCAGAAAACGTGGCTTCAAATCCAGGAGAGAATGTGTTGAAAGGGACCGGTGTTTTACCTTTGTCCACTTTTGGTAGCAAAGAGACTGTAAGTGTCCCGAAAGGAGCTTTTGATGCTATAAGGAGGCTTCGTTTGTCCCGTGGGGATATCCTCAA ATGGCTGGATTCAAATGCTCCACTGTCGCATTTAGATGGATTTTTCTTGCGCTTGAGACTAGGCAAGTGGGAAGGTGCACTAGGAGGAACCGGCTACTACATTGCTCGCATAGCTG GGTCCCAACAAGAATATTCAGCAAAAGATGCTAAGAAGTGCATCTCAGTAAGTATTTGTGGCATCACATGCTCCGTTGGAAGTCAGTACATCTCCAACCACGACTTCTTGGAG GATGAGCTCATGGCTTGGTGGTGCAAAACCTCAGAAAGTGGAGGGCAGGTTCCATCAGAGGATGAACTAAGATTGAAAGTTGAACACAGGATGAAGTTAGGCTTCTGA
- the LOC116002524 gene encoding uncharacterized protein LOC116002524 isoform X1 has protein sequence MMSVNNNNVDIALAMGFSDRTVKTKLNDDSGAGVNAGSGLHIFAAPDPLAELVWTPRKGLSLKRADNSLAKKKPILLWNVAPSNEVSTPPEIISFNGINDQNDIGEGSVNGMENINPAEIDGNVDTNQNKESQRENEEKDLSVLQKIQTIGEGERGENCAGENMESSIIKEVSVQNEARLLRNDSVPIEASPTNVKISGHKRKGKGKALSDSDDSNGKMSSSEEGSHESVESCNSARMFPESKNLENFEQPWYSGSKRVKMQMQRSVAPTSTIGHGSSFLTWISNMVNGLSKPCQEEVPPLALAVAHSNLGHEGNHNIWSTFAIPEIRISKDDISAGESKDVVVDDKMIIEVSPTQCPWENDGSDEQIIVSNDKINTSASANVEGVSTKSPITSQNVALAWEACKSTSAENKASGSLECSKAKTGGCCSCSMCMLRTGNRESSSPSHLSENKTLKNMSDRGSLQSIWITRFSSRDPITALNLADCRDNRDETTNGAKPNPNAQITSEILIYHKGSEQKVPFPDEPGNDILKDMPSYALNDDASVGFDNYEKSIHKLNPTIPFPKFKSSEAMTCLFARRLEAFKHNIPPDARNEATCTKAICLFCGKSGDGFCNCSEATESKREDLLRNIGSYDWTENSHSLFSRCLQLDHWATTCPIVSSGKQYWRGHGNSRVNHNSTNNLQLCSGDAFLAKEEGTYNIIVNHIGCCKEKSGIVTDTNNLAQTPESISVERKARSSDVPENVASNPGENVLKGTGVLPLSTFGSKETVSVPKGAFDAIRRLRLSRGDILKWLDSNAPLSHLDGFFLRLRLGKWEGALGGTGYYIARIAGSQQEYSAKDAKKCISVSICGITCSVGSQYISNHDFLEDELMAWWCKTSESGGQVPSEDELRLKVEHRMKLGF, from the exons ATGATGAGTGTTAACAACAACAACGTGGATATAGCGCTTGCTATGGGATTTTCGGATCGCACTGTTAAGACGAAACTGAACGATGATTCAGGTGCAGGTGTAAATGCAGGCTCAGGATTGCACATATTTGCAGCACCTGATCCATTAGCTGAATTAGTATGGACTCCTCGAAAAGGTTTGAGTCTGAAACGCGCTGATAACAGCTtagctaagaaaaaacccattCTTCTATGGAATGTGGCACCAAGCAACGAGGTTTCTACACCACCAGAAATTATCAGTTTCAATGGTATTAATGATCAAAACGATATCGGTGAAG GGAGCGTCAATGGAATGGAGAACATAAATCCCGCAGAGATAGATGGTAATGTTGATACCAATCAAAATAAGGAATCTCAACGGGAGAATGAAGAGAAGGATCTCTCCGTTCTTCAGAAAATTCAGACGATAGGAGAGGGTGAACGTGGTGAAAATTGTGCCG GTGAAAATATGGAGAGCTCGATTATAAAAGAAGTGAGTGTGCAGAACGAAGCAAGACTATTGAGGAACGATTCTGTACCAATTGAAGCTTCTCCAACGAACGTCAAGATTTCTGGTCATAAAAGGAAAGGTAAAGGGAAAGCTTTGTCCGATAGTGATGATTCCAACGGCAAAATGTCAAGTAGCGAGGAAGGCAGCCACGAGAGTGTGGAAAGCTGCAACAGTGCCAGGATGTTTCCCGAGAGCAAGAATCTAGAGAACTTCGAACAGCCGTGGTATTCGGGGAGCAAAAGAGTCAAAATGCAAATGCAAAGAAGTGTTGCTCCAACGTCCACGATTGGACATGGCAGCTCGTTTCTTACTTGGATCTCAAATATGGTGAACGGTTTATCAAAACCCTGCCAAGAAGAAGTTCCTCCGCTTGCTCTTGCCGTTGCTCATTCTAATCTGGGGCACGAGGGTAATCACAATATATGGAGCACCTTTGCAATACCCGAAATAAGAATATCAAAAGACGATATTTCTGCTGGAGAATCTAAAGATGTTGTCGTGGATGACAAGATGATTATTGAAGTTTCACCAACACAGTGCCCTTGGGAAAATGATGGATCAGATGAACAAATTATCGTGTCGAATGATAAAATCAACACATCTGCATCAGCAAACGTGGAGGGGGTGTCAACTAAATCCCCAATAACGTCTCAGAATGTTGCATTGGCATGGGAGGCTTGTAAATCCACTTCAGCAGAAAACAAAGCTTCGGGCAGTTTGGAATGTAGCAAAGCAAAAACGGGAGGGTGCTGTTCTTGTTCTATGTGTATGCTTAGAACCGGTAATCGAGAGAGCAGCAGTCCGAGTCACCTTTCCGAAAACAAAACACTCAAAAACATGTCTGATAGAGGTTCTCTTCAAAGCATTTGGATTACTCGCTTTTCTTCTCGAGACCCTATCACTGCCTTGAATTTAGCCGACTGCAGAGATAACCGAGATGAAACAACTAACGGTGCAAAGCCCAATCCTAATGCTCAGATAACTTCGGAAATTCTTATTTATCATAAAGGCTCTGAACAAAAGGTGCCTTTCCCTGACGAGCCAGGCAATGATATACTCAAGGATATGCCATCTTATGCTCTCAACGATGATGCTTCCGTTGGCTTCGACAACTACGAGAAGTCGATACATAAATTAAACCCTACTATACCCTTCCCAAAGTTTAAGAGCTCAGAGGCTATGACTTGTTTGTTCGCTAGGAGATTGGAGGCCTTTAAACACAACATACCTCCCGATGCAAGAAACGAAGCGACTTGCACAAAAGCAATTTGTTTATTCTGTGGCAAAAGCGGGGATGGTTTCTGTAACTGTTCAGAGGCAACTGAAAGTAAGCGGGAGGATCTTCTAAGAAATATCGGTTCATATGATTGGACCGAAAATTCTCACTCCTTGTTCAGTAGATGCTTACAACTTGATCATTGGGCTACTACATGTCCAATCGTATCTTCAGGCAAGCAATACTGGCGAGGACATGGCAATTCTCGTGTTAATCATAACAGTACTAATAATTTGCAGCTCTGTTCAGGTGATGCCTTTCTGGCAAAGGAGGAAGGGACTTACAATATTATTGTAAATCACATTGGTTGCTGCAAAGAGAAATCTGGCATTGTCACCGACACTAATAACCTAGCACAAACTCCTGAATCAATCTCTGTTGAAAGAAAAGCGAGATCAAGTGATGTTCCAGAAAACGTGGCTTCAAATCCAGGAGAGAATGTGTTGAAAGGGACCGGTGTTTTACCTTTGTCCACTTTTGGTAGCAAAGAGACTGTAAGTGTCCCGAAAGGAGCTTTTGATGCTATAAGGAGGCTTCGTTTGTCCCGTGGGGATATCCTCAA ATGGCTGGATTCAAATGCTCCACTGTCGCATTTAGATGGATTTTTCTTGCGCTTGAGACTAGGCAAGTGGGAAGGTGCACTAGGAGGAACCGGCTACTACATTGCTCGCATAGCTG GGTCCCAACAAGAATATTCAGCAAAAGATGCTAAGAAGTGCATCTCAGTAAGTATTTGTGGCATCACATGCTCCGTTGGAAGTCAGTACATCTCCAACCACGACTTCTTGGAG GATGAGCTCATGGCTTGGTGGTGCAAAACCTCAGAAAGTGGAGGGCAGGTTCCATCAGAGGATGAACTAAGATTGAAAGTTGAACACAGGATGAAGTTAGGCTTCTGA
- the LOC116002524 gene encoding uncharacterized protein LOC116002524 isoform X3, producing the protein MMSVNNNNVDIALAMGFSDRTVKTKLNDDSGAGVNAGSGLHIFAAPDPLAELVWTPRKGLSLKRADNSLAKKKPILLWNVAPSNEVSTPPEIISFNGINDQNDIGEGSVNGMENINPAEIDGNVDTNQNKESQRENEEKDLSVLQKIQTIGEGERGENCAGENMESSIIKEVSVQNEARLLRNDSVPIEASPTNVKISGHKRKGKGKALSDSDDSNGKMSSSEEGSHESVESCNSARMFPESKNLENFEQPWYSGSKRVKMQMQRSVAPTSTIGHGSSFLTWISNMVNGLSKPCQEEVPPLALAVAHSNLGHEGNHNIWSTFAIPEIRISKDDISAGESKDVVVDDKMIIEVSPTQCPWENDGSDEQIIVSNDKINTSASANVEGVSTKSPITSQNVALAWEACKSTSAENKASGSLECSKAKTGGCCSCSMCMLRTGNRESSSPSHLSENKTLKNMSDRGSLQSIWITRFSSRDPITALNLADCRDNRDETTNGAKPNPNAQITSEILIYHKGSEQKVPFPDEPGNDILKDMPSYALNDDASVGFDNYEKSIHKLNPTIPFPKFKSSEAMTCLFARRLEAFKHNIPPDARNEATCTKAICLFCGKSGDGFCNCSEATESDAFLAKEEGTYNIIVNHIGCCKEKSGIVTDTNNLAQTPESISVERKARSSDVPENVASNPGENVLKGTGVLPLSTFGSKETVSVPKGAFDAIRRLRLSRGDILKWLDSNAPLSHLDGFFLRLRLGKWEGALGGTGYYIARIAGSQQEYSAKDAKKCISVSICGITCSVGSQYISNHDFLEDELMAWWCKTSESGGQVPSEDELRLKVEHRMKLGF; encoded by the exons ATGATGAGTGTTAACAACAACAACGTGGATATAGCGCTTGCTATGGGATTTTCGGATCGCACTGTTAAGACGAAACTGAACGATGATTCAGGTGCAGGTGTAAATGCAGGCTCAGGATTGCACATATTTGCAGCACCTGATCCATTAGCTGAATTAGTATGGACTCCTCGAAAAGGTTTGAGTCTGAAACGCGCTGATAACAGCTtagctaagaaaaaacccattCTTCTATGGAATGTGGCACCAAGCAACGAGGTTTCTACACCACCAGAAATTATCAGTTTCAATGGTATTAATGATCAAAACGATATCGGTGAAG GGAGCGTCAATGGAATGGAGAACATAAATCCCGCAGAGATAGATGGTAATGTTGATACCAATCAAAATAAGGAATCTCAACGGGAGAATGAAGAGAAGGATCTCTCCGTTCTTCAGAAAATTCAGACGATAGGAGAGGGTGAACGTGGTGAAAATTGTGCCG GTGAAAATATGGAGAGCTCGATTATAAAAGAAGTGAGTGTGCAGAACGAAGCAAGACTATTGAGGAACGATTCTGTACCAATTGAAGCTTCTCCAACGAACGTCAAGATTTCTGGTCATAAAAGGAAAGGTAAAGGGAAAGCTTTGTCCGATAGTGATGATTCCAACGGCAAAATGTCAAGTAGCGAGGAAGGCAGCCACGAGAGTGTGGAAAGCTGCAACAGTGCCAGGATGTTTCCCGAGAGCAAGAATCTAGAGAACTTCGAACAGCCGTGGTATTCGGGGAGCAAAAGAGTCAAAATGCAAATGCAAAGAAGTGTTGCTCCAACGTCCACGATTGGACATGGCAGCTCGTTTCTTACTTGGATCTCAAATATGGTGAACGGTTTATCAAAACCCTGCCAAGAAGAAGTTCCTCCGCTTGCTCTTGCCGTTGCTCATTCTAATCTGGGGCACGAGGGTAATCACAATATATGGAGCACCTTTGCAATACCCGAAATAAGAATATCAAAAGACGATATTTCTGCTGGAGAATCTAAAGATGTTGTCGTGGATGACAAGATGATTATTGAAGTTTCACCAACACAGTGCCCTTGGGAAAATGATGGATCAGATGAACAAATTATCGTGTCGAATGATAAAATCAACACATCTGCATCAGCAAACGTGGAGGGGGTGTCAACTAAATCCCCAATAACGTCTCAGAATGTTGCATTGGCATGGGAGGCTTGTAAATCCACTTCAGCAGAAAACAAAGCTTCGGGCAGTTTGGAATGTAGCAAAGCAAAAACGGGAGGGTGCTGTTCTTGTTCTATGTGTATGCTTAGAACCGGTAATCGAGAGAGCAGCAGTCCGAGTCACCTTTCCGAAAACAAAACACTCAAAAACATGTCTGATAGAGGTTCTCTTCAAAGCATTTGGATTACTCGCTTTTCTTCTCGAGACCCTATCACTGCCTTGAATTTAGCCGACTGCAGAGATAACCGAGATGAAACAACTAACGGTGCAAAGCCCAATCCTAATGCTCAGATAACTTCGGAAATTCTTATTTATCATAAAGGCTCTGAACAAAAGGTGCCTTTCCCTGACGAGCCAGGCAATGATATACTCAAGGATATGCCATCTTATGCTCTCAACGATGATGCTTCCGTTGGCTTCGACAACTACGAGAAGTCGATACATAAATTAAACCCTACTATACCCTTCCCAAAGTTTAAGAGCTCAGAGGCTATGACTTGTTTGTTCGCTAGGAGATTGGAGGCCTTTAAACACAACATACCTCCCGATGCAAGAAACGAAGCGACTTGCACAAAAGCAATTTGTTTATTCTGTGGCAAAAGCGGGGATGGTTTCTGTAACTGTTCAGAGGCAACTGAAA GTGATGCCTTTCTGGCAAAGGAGGAAGGGACTTACAATATTATTGTAAATCACATTGGTTGCTGCAAAGAGAAATCTGGCATTGTCACCGACACTAATAACCTAGCACAAACTCCTGAATCAATCTCTGTTGAAAGAAAAGCGAGATCAAGTGATGTTCCAGAAAACGTGGCTTCAAATCCAGGAGAGAATGTGTTGAAAGGGACCGGTGTTTTACCTTTGTCCACTTTTGGTAGCAAAGAGACTGTAAGTGTCCCGAAAGGAGCTTTTGATGCTATAAGGAGGCTTCGTTTGTCCCGTGGGGATATCCTCAA ATGGCTGGATTCAAATGCTCCACTGTCGCATTTAGATGGATTTTTCTTGCGCTTGAGACTAGGCAAGTGGGAAGGTGCACTAGGAGGAACCGGCTACTACATTGCTCGCATAGCTG GGTCCCAACAAGAATATTCAGCAAAAGATGCTAAGAAGTGCATCTCAGTAAGTATTTGTGGCATCACATGCTCCGTTGGAAGTCAGTACATCTCCAACCACGACTTCTTGGAG GATGAGCTCATGGCTTGGTGGTGCAAAACCTCAGAAAGTGGAGGGCAGGTTCCATCAGAGGATGAACTAAGATTGAAAGTTGAACACAGGATGAAGTTAGGCTTCTGA
- the LOC116002775 gene encoding phosphatidate cytidylyltransferase 1, which produces MQKDSNPGSQGGPGGRLRRRRGSNEVPAEVVKANGDNLLVNDRNKYKSMLIRGYSSVWMIGGFALIIYMGHLYICAMIVVIQIFMAKELFNLLRRAHEDRQLPGFRLLNWHFFFTAMLFVYGRILSQRLVNTVTTDKFLYKLVGRFIKYHMVTCYFLYIAGFMWFILTLKKKMYKYQFGQYAWTHMILIVVFTQSSFTVANIFEGIFWFLLPASLIVINDIAAYLVGFFFGRTPLIKLSPKKTWEGFIGASVLTMFSAFLLANFFGHFQWLTCPRKDLSTGWLQCDPGPLFKPEHFTIPEWIPQWFPKREVEILPVQWHALCLGLFASIIAPFGGFFASGFKRAFKVKDFGDSIPGHGGITDRMDCQMVMAVFAYIYHQSFVVPQNLSIEMILDQILMNLPFEDQLALFTKLGQIIQERRFAES; this is translated from the exons ATGCAGAAAGATAGTAATCCTGGCTCCCAAGGAGGGCCTGGTGGACGGTTACGTCGCCGCAGAGGCTCGAATGAG GTTCCTGCTGAGGTTGTTAAAGCAAATGGTGATAATTTACTTGTCAATGATCGAAACAAGTACAAATCGATGTTGATCCGGGGATATTCATCGGTTTGGATGATTGGTGGTTTTGCGTTAATAATCTACATGGGTCACCTTTATATATGCGCCATGATTGTTGTTATCCAAATCTTCATGGCAAAAGAGTTGTTCAATCTACTTCGGAGAGCACATGAAGACAGACAGCTCCCTGGATTCAGGCTGTTGAATTG GCACTTTTTCTTCACAGCAATGCTTTTTGTTTATGGCCGCATCCTCAGCCAAAGGCTCGTCAATACTGTTACTACAGACAAATTCTTATATAAACTTGTTGGGAGATTTATCAAGTACCACATGGTCACCTGTTATTTCTTGTATATAGCAG GTTTCATGTGGTTCATTCTtactttgaagaagaagatgtacAAATATCAGTTTGGCCAGTATGCATGGACCCATATGATTCTAATTGTGGTGTTCACACAGTCCTCATTCACAGTGGCCAACATTTTCGAAGGAATCTTCTG GTTCCTTCTGCCAGCTTCACTCATTGTCATCAATGATATTGCTGCATACTTAGTTGGCTTTTTCTTTGGAAGAACTCCTTTGATCAAGTTGTCCCCAAAGAAAACATGGGAAGGTTTCATTGGAGCATCTGTTTTGACTATGTTCTCTGCATTTTTG CTTGCAAATTTTTTTGGTCATTTTCAATGGCTGACGTGCCCAAGGAAG GATTTATCAACTGGCTGGCTTCAGTGTGATCCTGGTCCTTTGTTTAAACCAGAACATTTCACTATACCAGAGTGGATTCCTCAATGG TTTCCTAAGAGAGAGGTTGAAATATTGCCAGTACAGTGGCATGCATTATGTCTTGGCCTATTTGCATCAATCATAGCTCCTTTTGGGGGCTTCTTTGCAAGTGGTTTTAAAAGGGCCTTCAAAGTCAAG GACTTTGGTGATAGTATTCCTGGGCACGGTGGCATCACCGATAGGATGGATTGCCAG ATGGTGATGGCTGTTTTTGCATACATATATCATCAGTCTTTCGTGGTGCCTCAGAACCTATCAATCGAGATGATCTTGGACCAG ATATTAATGAACCTTCCATTCGAGGACCAACTAGCGCTGTTCACAAAGCTTGGGCAGATCATCCAGGAGAGGCGGTTTGCAGAATCTTGA
- the LOC116000841 gene encoding DNA-directed RNA polymerase V subunit 7-like — translation MICECERIHVAAFPVEEIPAGGYISTSAVVGRVLTELRCNKAGEGCGYILSVTRVISIGKPKLSSAAAARKSVLVPVKFRFRSFFPTAGETMFATVYRVLQRGVFLSFGPMKYIFLHPSKMPKFRYIDSPERPCFEREDLARIEKDVVVCLKVVAVRWSDVGMGKRGFQVIATVDGDSLGPVSLAGDGFDFPSSDLL, via the coding sequence ATGATTTGCGAGTGCGAGCGCATCCACGTCGCGGCGTTTCCGGTGGAGGAGATCCCGGCGGGCGGCTACATTTCGACGAGCGCGGTGGTGGGTCGCGTCCTGACGGAGCTCCGGTGCAACAAAGCCGGCGAGGGCTGCGGGTACATCCTGTCGGTGACGAGGGTGATCAGCATAGGAAAGCCGAAGCTTtcgtcggcggcggcggcgcggaAATCCGTCCTCGTCCCGGTGAAATTCCGGTTCCGGAGCTTCTTCCCCACCGCCGGCGAAACCATGTTCGCCACCGTGTACCGCGTTTTGCAGCGCGGCGTGTTTCTCAGCTTCGGGCCGATgaaatacatttttcttcacCCCTCGAAAATGCCCAAATTCCGGTATATCGACAGCCCGGAAAGGCCGTGTTTCGAGCGCGAGGATTTGGCGAGGATTGAGAAGGATGTTGTGGTGTGTTTGAAGGTGGTCGCCGTGAGATGGTCGGACGTCGGAATGGGGAAACGGGGGTTTCAGGTTATTGCCACCGTCGACGGCGATTCCCTTGGGCCGGTGTCGCTCGCCGGCGACGGGTTTGACTTCCCGTCTTCTGATCTGTTGTAG
- the LOC116001710 gene encoding DNA-directed RNA polymerase V subunit 7-like gives MYLKSHLSWNVVIHAENLDAKGLMLQKAIIIRLLDDFAAKKATKALGYYLAVTTLDKVGEGKVRENTGDVLFPVEFNCISFKIFRGEILEGVVHKILKHGVFLRCGPIEHIYLSHQKMSDYRYVPGENPIFMNDKMSKIEKETVVRFIVIGEKYVEAEKEFQAVVSLEGDYLGPVSQNSV, from the coding sequence ATGTATCTGAAGTCGCATTTGTCATGGAATGTAGTAATTCATGCTGAGAACCTTGATGCCAAAGGTTTGATGCTTCAGAAGGCAATTATTATTCGCCTCCTAGATGACTTTGCTGCCAAGAAGGCCACAAAGGCCCTTGGCTACTATCTTGCTGTGACCACATTGGACAAGGTTGGAGAAGGCAAGGTCAGAGAGAACACGGGGGATGTACTCTTTCCTGTAGAATTCAACTGCATCTCATTCAAGATATTCCGAGGAGAGATTCTGGAAGGTGTTGTTCACAAAATTCTGAAACATGGTGTCTTCCTGAGATGTGGACCCAttgagcatatatatctctCCCACCAAAAGATGTCCGATTATCGTTATGTACCAGGAGAAAACCCCATCTTCATGAACGATAAGATGTCAAAGATCGAGAAAGAAACTGTAGTGCGTTTCATCGTGATTGGGGAGAAGTACGTAGAGGCTGAGAAGGAATTCCAGGCCGTCGTCAGCTTGGAGGGTGATTACCTCGGCCCCGTTTCCCAGAACTCCGTTTGA
- the LOC116002526 gene encoding histone H1-like translates to MTSATAGKAAAAAKPKKAAAPKKARAHPPYVEMISEAIAALKERTGSSQVAIAKFIEEKQEELPPNFRKLLLVQLKKLVASGKLTKVKNSFKLAGTAKTAVVAAKPKAAAEPKKKTAAAAAKPKAAAAKKVLVEKPKKKVSTPSKAKKTAAKAKPAKRTPVKKVALSKVKSPVKKPKSIKSPAKKARK, encoded by the exons ATGACGTCCGCCACAGCCGGAaaagccgccgccgccgccaagCCTAAGAAAGCCGCCGCTCCTAAGAAGGCTCGCGCTCATCCTCCTTATGTTGAG ATGATTTCTGAGGCGATTGCGGCGTTGAAGGAGAGGACCGGTTCAAGTCAAGTGGCGATTGCGAAGTTTATCGAGGAGAAACAGGAGGAATTGCCGCCAAACTTCAGGAAGCTCTTGCTGGTTCAGCTAAAGAAGCTCGTCGCGTCGGGGAAGCTCACGAAGGTGAAGAACTCGTTCAAGCTCGCCGGAACAGCCAAGACTGCTGTCGTCGCCGCCAAGCCCAAGGCCGCGGCAGAGCCAAAGAAGAAGACCGCTGCCGCCGCCGCCAAGCCGAAAGCTGCGGCTGCAAAGAAAGTGCTTGTGGAAAAGCCTAAGAAGAAGGTTTCAACCCCGTCTAAAGCTAAAAAGACTGCGGCCAAAGCCAAACCTGCCAAGAGAACTCCGGTGAAGAAGGTGGCTCTGTCTAAAGTAAAGTCGCCGGTGAAGAAGCCCAAGAGTATCAAGTCGCCGGCGAAGAAGGCgaggaaatga